The Rhizobium leguminosarum genome includes a region encoding these proteins:
- a CDS encoding CopG family ribbon-helix-helix protein → MAGSRTMTIRVRPDVKEKLDRIAADTQRGKSFLAGEAVAAYVERELEIIEGIKRGMADAEAGRVIPHDQAVAEMRKVIADAKRRKTPRG, encoded by the coding sequence ATGGCCGGCAGCAGGACCATGACAATTCGGGTCCGCCCCGACGTAAAAGAAAAGCTCGACAGGATTGCGGCCGACACGCAACGCGGCAAATCATTCCTCGCCGGCGAGGCCGTAGCGGCCTATGTGGAGCGCGAGCTTGAAATCATCGAGGGTATCAAGCGCGGCATGGCCGATGCGGAAGCCGGGCGTGTTATCCCGCACGATCAGGCTGTCGCCGAAATGCGTAAGGTCATCGCGGATGCCAAGCGTAGGAAGACCCCGCGCGGATGA
- a CDS encoding DUF2147 domain-containing protein yields the protein MIRSFVLAGVITVTAGIAHADEPIVGNWKTAAGDTAVIASCGGSYCVTLKTGKYAGRKIGTLAGTGGSYAGEITDPAAEKTYSGSGKVSGNSLRMQGCVMKILCKSQTWTRL from the coding sequence ATGATCCGCAGCTTCGTTCTCGCCGGCGTCATAACAGTGACCGCGGGTATCGCGCATGCCGATGAGCCGATCGTCGGCAACTGGAAGACGGCTGCCGGCGATACGGCGGTGATCGCATCCTGCGGCGGCAGTTACTGCGTGACACTGAAGACCGGTAAATATGCCGGCCGGAAGATCGGCACGCTTGCAGGAACCGGCGGCAGCTATGCCGGCGAGATCACCGACCCGGCCGCCGAAAAGACCTATAGCGGCTCAGGCAAGGTTTCCGGCAATTCGCTGAGGATGCAGGGCTGCGTGATGAAGATCCTCTGCAAGTCTCAGACCTGGACGCGGCTCTGA
- a CDS encoding sel1 repeat family protein: MARFEMHNAETATMGGDNNSADVFCEMGLMYATGRGCEVDLVAAHKWLNIAAIKGNDRAAELRADVAAAMDKMQLAAALRAAREWMTVH; the protein is encoded by the coding sequence ATGGCACGCTTTGAAATGCACAATGCTGAAACGGCCACCATGGGTGGCGACAACAACAGCGCCGATGTCTTCTGCGAAATGGGTCTGATGTATGCGACCGGCCGCGGCTGCGAAGTCGATCTCGTCGCAGCCCACAAATGGCTGAACATCGCCGCAATCAAGGGCAACGACCGCGCCGCCGAGCTTCGTGCCGACGTGGCCGCCGCCATGGACAAGATGCAGCTCGCAGCAGCGCTACGCGCCGCCCGCGAGTGGATGACGGTTCACTAG